From one Ammospiza caudacuta isolate bAmmCau1 chromosome 8, bAmmCau1.pri, whole genome shotgun sequence genomic stretch:
- the LOC131560717 gene encoding histamine N-methyltransferase-like, which translates to MQRVLQHGAPEEGEGSPFFLPARREELQGAACPLLQPPSMASPMRNLLTDLDRYVQSFRVFLERSTEHQSMQGFVERHLPDVIASIGNGKSTINVLSVGGGAGEMDLQILSKIRARYPGATINNNVIEPSADQISKYKERVAQASDLENIKFAWHKETADEYESRMNAEKKTKKWDFIHMIQMLYYVKDIPATVRYFHSLLESQGKLLIILVSGKSGWETLWKKYSSSFPLEDLCSYVSSGDLPRMLDSAGLKYQLYELPSHLDITSCFTEGDKDGELLLDFLTETLDFAKTAPPELKRQVMEELRKPGCSEIRDGKVFFNNSQGVIVVEP; encoded by the exons ATGCAGCGCGTCCTTCAGCATGGGGCCCCTGAGGAGGGAGAGGGTTCCCCCTTCTTCTTGCCAG CCCGGAGagaagagctgcagggagcagcctgtcccctcctgcagcctcccagcatGGCTTCACCCATGAGGAATTTGCTGACAGACCTTGACAGATACGTCCAGTCCTTTCGCGTCTTCCTGGAGAGATCCACGGAGCACCAGAGCATGCAGGGGTTCGTGGAGAGGCACCTGCCAGATGTCATAGCCAG TATTGGAAATGGGAAGTCTACAATCAATGTTCTAAGTGTTGGTGGTGGAGCAG GTGAGATGGACTTGCAGATCCTCTCAAAAATACGAGCCAGGTATCCTGGGGCCACCATCAACAACAATGTGATAGAGCCAAGTGCTGACCAAATCTCCAAGTACAAAG AGCGTGTGGCTCAGGCATCAGACCTCGAGAACATAAAGTTTGCCTGGCACAAGGAGACAGCTGATGAATATGAAAGTCGAATGAATGCAGAAAAGAAGACTAAAAAATGGGACTTCATTCACATGATCCAG aTGCTCTACTATGTGAAAGATATCCCAGCAACCGTCCGGTACTTCCACAGCCTCCTGGAATCACAGGGAAAGCTCCTCATCATCCTGGTGTCAG GAAAGAGTGGCTGGGAAACGCTGTGGAAGAAGTATAgttcctccttccctctggaGGATCTTTGCTCCTACGTTTCCTCTGGTGATTTGCCCAGGATGCTGGATTCAGCTGGGCTCAAGTACCAGCTCTACGAGCTGCCATCCCACTTGGACATAACCAGCTGCTTTACTGAAGGGGACAAAGATGGGGAGCTCTTGCTGGATTTCCTGACAGAAACACTTGACTTCGCTAAAACTGCCCCTCCTGAGCTAAAGCGTCAGGTGATGGAGGAGCTGAGAAAGCCTGGCTGCAGTGAAATCAGAGATGGGAAGGTGTTTTTCAATAACAGCCAGGGTGTAATAGTGGTTGAGCCATGA